A segment of the Georgenia sp. M64 genome:
ACCGACTCCTGGATGGCGACCTCGTCCGCGGTGCCGCGGTACAGACGCCCGCCGGCCTCGGAGTACTCACCCTCGTTGTTCTCCCGCACGACGACGAAGTCGATGGCCGGCACGTCCCGCAGCGGCGAGCTGATCCCGGGCAGCAGCGTGACGGGACGGAGGTTGACGTACTGCCGGAACGCCCGCCGGATCGGGATGAGCAGCCCCCACAGGGAGACGTGGTCGGGCACACCGGGGTAGCCGACGGCACCGAGGAAGATCTGGTCGAACCCGCCGAGCGTCTCGATGCCGTCCTCGGGCATCATCCGGCCCGTGCGGGCGTAGTACTCGCACGACCACTCCAGCTCGGTCCAGGCCAGCTCGATGCCGAAGCGGGCGCCGACGCGCTCGAGGACCTCCTGAGCCGCGGGCACGACCTCCGTGCCGATGCCGTCGCCCGGGATCGTGGCGATCCGGTACGTGTCCATGTGTCTCCAGTTCGGGGTCGGCGGGCGCGGGAGCGCGCCCGCGGGAAGCGGGGTGGGTGGCTCGGTGGGTCAGCGGGTCGGTGGCTCAGAACGCGGTCTCGGGCAGGCGGACGTACAGCACCTCGGTGAAGAGCAGGTAGAACGCCCCGACGACGACGACCGCGACGGCGGTGTCGAGCAGGACCCCGCGCACCGTCGGGCGGTCCTTGCGCATGACGACCGCCATGAGCACGAAGAAGACGATCCCCCCGACGAGGTAGCCGAGGTAGGGCAGCGCGGCCACCCAGCCGATAAGAACCGCGACCGCGACGAGGAGCCCGCGTACGGGCATGCGCTCCTCGACCTCGGTGCCGTGCCCGACCGCGCGGCGCAGGAGACCCATGACGAGCAGGGCGAGCCCGAGCACACCGAGCGCTAGGATGACGGGGTCGGCGAAGGTGCCGCCGTGCTCGGTCGTGTAGCTGCGCTGCGACCAGAAGACGGCGGTCACGGCGACGGTGAGGCCGCCCACCGCGACGTTGACCTTGTCGGCGGTCATCGTTCGTGCGGCCATGTCAGTCCTTCCTCAGTGTGTCGGCGCGGACGGTGCCGGGCGCGTCGCCGTCGGACGCTGGGGTGGGCGCGTCACCGTCGGGCGAGGCGTCGGACGCGGTGGCGCCATCGCGGTCGGGCGCCTCGGTGGACAGCACCACGGAGGGCCGCCCGCCCCGCCGGGCACGCCGGGCCCGCACGAGGGGCCACAGGAGCGAGACGAGGGTCATCGCGATGAGGACGATGCTCAGCGGCCGCGTGAAGAACGACATCCACGGCACTGCGTCGCCCTGCGAGGTGAGCAGCCCCTGCACGAGACCGGTCTCGGCGATGGACCCGAGGATGAGGCCCAGGACGATCGGGGCCGAGCTGATCCCGGCGAGGGAGAGGAAGTAGGCGAGCACGCCGAGCACGAGCATGATGACGACGTCGACGACCGAGCTCCGCACGGCGTACGCGCCGACGATCGTCAGCACCGTGATGCCCGGGGCGAGGTACCGCGCCGGCATCGCGATGACGCCCCGCTGCAGAGCGCGGCCACCGATGAGGCCCACCGGGACCATCATGAGCGCCGAGACCGCGAGCGCGATGACGAAGGTGTAGACGAGGTCGCCGGAGGTGGTGAACAGCTGCGCGCCCGGGCGCAGGCCGTGGAGGAGGAGCACCCCGAGGATGATCGCGTCCGGCGGGGTGCCGGGGACGCCGATGGTCAGCGTCGGGATGAGGCCGGCGCCGACGGTGGCGTTGTTGGCCGACTCCGCGGCGACGACCCCGTCGACCTCGCCCTTGCCGTAGGTCTCCGGGTGCTTGGAGGAGCGCTTGGCCTCGTTGTAGGCGACGAGGTTGGCGATGCTGCCCCCGGCGCCGGGCAGGATGCCGACGACCGTGCCGATCGCGCTGGAGCGCAGCAGGTTGACCGGTTGGCCGAGCACCCGGCGGACCATCGGCCACAGGGTCTCGCGGTGCTCGCGGTCGCCCACCATGTGCGCCTCGCGGCCCTTGCGGGCGACGAGCCGGATGATCTCGGGGACGGTGAAGAGGCCCACCATGGCGGGCACGAGCGGGACGCCGCCCTGGAGCATCGGCTCACCGAAGGTGAACCGGACTTCACCGCCGACCGGTGCGACACCGACGGTCGCGAGGAGCAGCCCGAACGCCCCGCCGATGAGTCCCTTGAGCAGGGACCCCGACGCCATGGAGATGATGATCGTCAGGCCGAAGACCGCGATCCAGAAGTACTCCTGCGGCCCGAACCGCAGGGAGAGGTCGGCCAGCGGCGGGGCGAGGAAGATCAGCGCGAGGACGCCGACGATGCCGCCGACGAGCGAGCCCATCGTCGCACCGACGACGGCCAACTCGCTCTTGCCCTTCCTCGTCATCTGGAAGCCCTCGATCGCCGTCGCCACGGACGACGGCGTCCCGGGGGCGTTGACGAGGATGGCGGTGAACGACCCGCCGTAGATGGCGCCCATGTAGAAGGCACCCAGAAGGACGAGGGCCCTCGTGGGCTCCATGACGAACGTGAACGGCACGAGGAGGGCCAGGCCCATCGTCGCGCTGAGGCCGGGCATGGCGCCGACCGCCATGCCGGCGGCGGTGCCGACGAGGACGAGGAGCAGCATCGAGGGGGCGAGGTTGGCGAGGACGCCACTGCCGAGGAGGTCGAGCATCGTGTTCCCTTCCGGGAGCGGTGTCCCCCCGCCCCGCGGGCGGGGGGACACCGGTCGTCAACGCAGGGAGCCGGTCCGGAGGCGGTCGTGCGACCACCGGGAGACCGTCAGGGAGGTCAGAGCAGGCCGAGGCGCTCGAAGAGGTCCTGGTAGACCTCCTTGCGCTCCGCCGTGAACTCGGTGGCCTCCTCCGGCCCCATGTTCTCCAGGACGAAGCCCTGCTCCTCGAACTCCGCGGCGAGGTCAGGGTCCTCGTTGATCTCGGTGAAGGTGTCGACGAGCTTGTCGACGATCGCGTCCGGGGTCTCCTGCGGGACGGCGACGCCGCGGTACGCGCCGTCGACGAGGTCGATGCCCTGCTCGGTGAAGGTGGGCAGGTCGTCCAGGCCCTCCATCCGCTCCTCCGTCGCCACGCCGAGGACCCGGATCTGGTCGCCCAGCTGGCCGACCATCG
Coding sequences within it:
- a CDS encoding tripartite tricarboxylate transporter permease, encoding MLDLLGSGVLANLAPSMLLLVLVGTAAGMAVGAMPGLSATMGLALLVPFTFVMEPTRALVLLGAFYMGAIYGGSFTAILVNAPGTPSSVATAIEGFQMTRKGKSELAVVGATMGSLVGGIVGVLALIFLAPPLADLSLRFGPQEYFWIAVFGLTIIISMASGSLLKGLIGGAFGLLLATVGVAPVGGEVRFTFGEPMLQGGVPLVPAMVGLFTVPEIIRLVARKGREAHMVGDREHRETLWPMVRRVLGQPVNLLRSSAIGTVVGILPGAGGSIANLVAYNEAKRSSKHPETYGKGEVDGVVAAESANNATVGAGLIPTLTIGVPGTPPDAIILGVLLLHGLRPGAQLFTTSGDLVYTFVIALAVSALMMVPVGLIGGRALQRGVIAMPARYLAPGITVLTIVGAYAVRSSVVDVVIMLVLGVLAYFLSLAGISSAPIVLGLILGSIAETGLVQGLLTSQGDAVPWMSFFTRPLSIVLIAMTLVSLLWPLVRARRARRGGRPSVVLSTEAPDRDGATASDASPDGDAPTPASDGDAPGTVRADTLRKD
- a CDS encoding tripartite tricarboxylate transporter TctB family protein, with translation MAARTMTADKVNVAVGGLTVAVTAVFWSQRSYTTEHGGTFADPVILALGVLGLALLVMGLLRRAVGHGTEVEERMPVRGLLVAVAVLIGWVAALPYLGYLVGGIVFFVLMAVVMRKDRPTVRGVLLDTAVAVVVVGAFYLLFTEVLYVRLPETAF